One Bombus pyrosoma isolate SC7728 linkage group LG9, ASM1482585v1, whole genome shotgun sequence genomic window carries:
- the LOC122570979 gene encoding Meckel syndrome type 1 protein, whose product MAYKIRKQKIAVNYKVKEPISNFKIRVKIVQQRPLLAELLENEGDTRDSNFLEEEDRIFNWQEKVFSPFELSFYSEETNCLTECQKVYYRQIKEKNIEGSHLYTYTQNDSYYLGDELLTKPYKTKLAIKNQTALPALQNRKPFLERYNKAVIDDAPDETRIRTNHYLYMERSTMYVMVDLSERDKILTRSDENTEIVLFTITYNELHKILTVNPDFTDDHYYTITNSSGIQFNYWLEHVSEKQSSLELQQQQNESRKEIKEHLMYKEAEIFHSFQLASPNVYKFFIKLDILSAHDFFFNGLCISYYVDLPEHWDTSQVDRLYGRTQRCNLKNNSAYFSYASEISLDFQSATMLDANSILPSWPRLLLSVTSLDNWFRYRTEGYAVVPLPVLPGSYKFNIQTWRPTGSIINTLRRFFTGGTYELEDITHCSIPKGHEDKMLNKSHLNVTPSGYIKLNMNIIHQTHGSIKHDDHLNYFQRLSTDKLMTNIDNIFEQFKAARERMLQIKNLNI is encoded by the exons atggcATATAAGATACGGAAGCAAAAAATTGCCGTCAATTACAAAGTTAAAGAACCTATAAGCAACTTTAAAATAAG AGTCAAAATCGTGCAGCAAAGGCCTTTGCTTGCAGAACTGCTCGAAAACGAAGGGGATACCAGGGACTCGAATTTTCTTGAAGAGGAGGATCGTATTTTTAACTGGCAGGAAAAAGTATTTAGCCCGTTCGAACTAAGTTTTTACAGTGAAGAAACGAATTGTCTGACTGAATGTCAGAAAGTATATTACAGACAAATTAAAGAGAAGAATATCGAAGGTTCTCATCTTTATACCTACACACAAAATGATTCTTATTATCTGGGTGACGAATTGTTAACGAAACCTTATAAGACAAAATTGGCAATTAAAAACCAAACTGCATTGCCGGCCTTGCAAAATCGTAAACCTTTCCTTGAAAGGTACAATAAAGCGGTTATTGATGATGCACCTGACGAAACAAGGATTCGAACGAATCATTATCTTTACATGGAGCGTTCTACAATGTATGTCATGGTTGACTTATCTGAACGAGATAAAATCTTAACACGCTCCGACGAGAATACGGAAATAGTGCTGTTCACGATCACGTATAATGAATTGCATAAAATTCTGACGGTAAATCCCGATTTCACCGACGACCATTATTACACTATCACGAATTCCAGCGgcattcaatttaattattggcTCGAGCATGTTTCCGAGAAACAATCGTCATTGGAATTACAGCAACAACAAAATGAATCGCGAAAA gaAATTAAAGAACATCTGATGTACAAAGAAgcagaaatatttcacagCTTTCAGTTAGCATCAccaaatgtatataaattttttataaaattggaCATTTTATCAGCtcatgatttcttttttaatggaCTTTGCATTTCTTACTATGTTGATTTGCCAGAACATTGGGACACAAGTCAAGTTGATAGATTATATGGAAGAACTCAAAGatgtaatttaaagaataactCTGCGTATTTTAGTTATGCCTCTGAAATATCATTAGATTTTCAATCTGCAACTATGCTTGATGCAAACAGTATTTTACCATCTTGGCCTCGATTATTACTATCAGTTACATCACTTGACAACTGGTTtag atatCGTACAGAAGGTTACGCTGTTGTTCCTTTGCCTGTGTTACCTGGttcatataaattcaatatccAAACTTGGCGACCAACAGGAAGTATTATTAACACCCTTAGAAGATTTTTTACAGGTGGTACTTATGAATTGGAAGACATAACTCACTGTAGTATCCCAAAAGGACATGaagataaaatgttaaataagtCACACCTAAATGTTACACCAAGTGGTTACATTAAGttaaatatgaatatcatCCATCAAACTCATGGCTCAATTAAACATGATGACcacttaaattattttcagagaTTGAGTACAGATAAACTTATGACTAATATAGACAATATTTTTGAACAGTTCAAAGCAGCCAGAGAACGtatgttacaaataaaaaatttaaacatttaa
- the LOC122570982 gene encoding ER membrane protein complex subunit 7: MYKSAIFLLFIIINTSNKYVIAENDEDISTDLYVIEGKVFPWENGAPNGWQLMTHVMANGGEHYGFLREDGTFIISNVPSGSYVIEVVNPNCVYEPVRVEINSKGKFRARKVNLIQTSQVIQVPYPLKMRPLTPFRYFQVREQWRATDFLFNPMVLMMILPLLLIMIIPKIMNDPETRKEMEQLNNFTNYNMPEMSEVITSFLSGGEKQKAKAVKAAKKRQ; the protein is encoded by the exons atgtataaaagtgctatttttctactttttattattatcaacacATCGAATAAGTATGTAATCGCCGAAAATGACGAAGATATATCAACAGATCTGTATGTTATCGAAGGAAAAGTATTTCCATGGGAAAATGGAGCTCCAAATGGGTGGCAATTAATGACTCATGTCATGGCTAATGGTGGAGAACATTATGGTTTCTTAAG GGAGGATGgaacgtttattatttcaaatgtaCCATCAGGATCATATGTAATTGAAGTTGTAAATCCAAACTGTGTTTATGAACCTGTTAgagtagaaattaattcaaagGGAAAATTCAGAGCAAGGAAAGTTAATTTGATTCAGACGTCTCAAGTAATACAAGTTCCGTATCCATTAAAAATGAGACCACTCACACCATTCCGTTATTTCCAAGTTAGAGAACAGTGGAGAGCAACtgactttttatttaatcccATG gTTTTAATGATGATATTACCATTATTGCTAATTATGATTATACCAAAAATCATGAATGACCCTGAAACTAGGAAG GAGATGgagcaattaaataatttcaccaATTACAATATGCCAGAAATGTCTGAAGTAATAACATCATTCTTATCTGGTGGGGAGAAACAAAAAGCAAAAGCAGTAAAAGCTGCAAAAAAGAGACAATGA
- the LOC122570981 gene encoding RNA-binding protein 42 isoform X1, translating into MDDKLRQMEDEMNRFEAEIGGQLVTPMVRPVIGANTYNQVARQLEQHELPTPVVAAAAASLAFPPMLGFPPPPPPPPPPPPPPPMLIPQQVARQGTVPSITTYSSPAQISNPYLPNMVDPCLSATPKTYESTSAPMIHPEIIEQIINTKIPEDDSKKKPKVKGVSTAAELAISQGKASSIMANASAEETHPKGKGKKNKKIIRMAGGQTWEDPSLLEWDEDDFRIFCGDLGNDVTDEMLVRVFGKYPSFQKAKVVRDKRTNKTKGFGFVSFKDPQDFIKAMKEMNGRYVGSRPIKLRKSSWKQRNLETVRKKEKEKQALIGLLTGR; encoded by the exons ATGGATGACAAATTACGTCAAATGGAAGATGAGATGAATAG ATTTGAAGCTGAAATTGGTGGTCAGTTAGTTACACCAATGGTTAGACCTGTAATTGGTGCAAATACTTATAATCAAGTGGCTAGACAATTGGAGCAACATGAACTTCCAACACcagttgttgctgctgctgcagCTAGTTTAGCTTTTCCACCAATGCTTGGATTtccaccaccaccgccaccaccaccacctcctcctccaccaCCGCCAATGTTAATTCCACAACAAGTAGCAAGACAAG GTACGGTTCCTTCTATTACAACATACTCATCACCTGCACAGATAAGTAATCCATATTTACCAAATATGGTGGACCCGTGTTTAAGTGCTACTCCAAAAACTTACGAATCTACATCAGCACCAATGATTCATCCAGAAATTATTGAACAGATTATCAATACAAAGATCCCAGAAGATGACAGCAAAAAGAAACCCAAGGTGAAAGGTGTAAGTACTGCAGCAGAATTAGCAATTAGCCAAGGGAAGGCAAGTTCTATCATGGCCAATGCTAGCGCAGAAGAGACTCATCCAAAGGgtaaagggaagaaaaataaaaaaatcatacGAATGGCTGGTGGACAAACATGGGAAGATCCTTCCTTACTAGAATGGGATGAag atgatttcagaatattttgtgGAGATTTAGGAAACGACGTCACAGACGAAATGCTAGTAAGAGTCTTTGGCAAATATCCGAGTTTTCAGAAAGCAAAGGTAGTCAGGGACAAAAGGACAAATAAGACAAAAGGATTTGGGTTTGTGTCCTTCAAAGATCCACAAGATTTCATCAAAGCAATGAAAGAAATGAACG GTCGATACGTAGGCTCACGTCCCATAAAGCTACGG
- the LOC122570981 gene encoding RNA-binding protein 42 isoform X2 encodes MDDKLRQMEDEMNRFEAEIGGQLVTPMVRPVIGANTYNQVARQLEQHELPTPVVAAAAASLAFPPMLGFPPPPPPPPPPPPPPPMLIPQQVARQGTVPSITTYSSPAQISNPYLPNMVDPCLSATPKTYESTSAPMIHPEIIEQIINTKIPEDDSKKKPKVKGVSTAAELAISQGKASSIMANASAEETHPKGKGKKNKKIIRMAGGQTWEDPSLLEWDEDDFRIFCGDLGNDVTDEMLVRVFGKYPSFQKAKVVRDKRTNKTKGFGFVSFKDPQDFIKAMKEMNERRDREEARQRES; translated from the exons ATGGATGACAAATTACGTCAAATGGAAGATGAGATGAATAG ATTTGAAGCTGAAATTGGTGGTCAGTTAGTTACACCAATGGTTAGACCTGTAATTGGTGCAAATACTTATAATCAAGTGGCTAGACAATTGGAGCAACATGAACTTCCAACACcagttgttgctgctgctgcagCTAGTTTAGCTTTTCCACCAATGCTTGGATTtccaccaccaccgccaccaccaccacctcctcctccaccaCCGCCAATGTTAATTCCACAACAAGTAGCAAGACAAG GTACGGTTCCTTCTATTACAACATACTCATCACCTGCACAGATAAGTAATCCATATTTACCAAATATGGTGGACCCGTGTTTAAGTGCTACTCCAAAAACTTACGAATCTACATCAGCACCAATGATTCATCCAGAAATTATTGAACAGATTATCAATACAAAGATCCCAGAAGATGACAGCAAAAAGAAACCCAAGGTGAAAGGTGTAAGTACTGCAGCAGAATTAGCAATTAGCCAAGGGAAGGCAAGTTCTATCATGGCCAATGCTAGCGCAGAAGAGACTCATCCAAAGGgtaaagggaagaaaaataaaaaaatcatacGAATGGCTGGTGGACAAACATGGGAAGATCCTTCCTTACTAGAATGGGATGAag atgatttcagaatattttgtgGAGATTTAGGAAACGACGTCACAGACGAAATGCTAGTAAGAGTCTTTGGCAAATATCCGAGTTTTCAGAAAGCAAAGGTAGTCAGGGACAAAAGGACAAATAAGACAAAAGGATTTGGGTTTGTGTCCTTCAAAGATCCACAAGATTTCATCAAAGCAATGAAAGAAATGAACG AGAGACGtgatcgcgaggaagcgcgccaacgagagtcgtaa
- the LOC122570983 gene encoding uncharacterized protein LOC122570983 codes for MFTTTVFVFTLNTLWMVCQAVPLLDMRNSLEQNVLDAVVSSACSSNGGCWKWLPMQEVQKDVPLTPEDLPISKMDIRRETSSLDPNTIIETWGDSSPPLNRKVHQLSLANKQIGNRLSKKDMSRSWGAGGMPFSILYMNPYGPRGNYASTSQQQDLGKTESTTPPIIQPNTRIAVRNGSSTQPRRQYSIIPQLFISYGWGPFGK; via the exons atgtttacgACTACAGTCTTTGTCTTCACATTGAACACACTATGGATGGTGTGTCAAGCAGTGCCACTGCTTGATATGAGGAACAGTTTGGAGCAAAATGTATTGGATGCTGTGGTCTCCTCTGCATGCTCTTCAAATGGAGGTTGTTGGAAATGGTTACCGATGCAAGAAGTTCAGAAAGATGTTCCTTTGACTCCAGAGGACCTCCCCATATCAAA AATGGATATTCGTCGAGAAACTTCAAGCTTAGATCCCAATACGATTATAGAAACATGGGGTGATAGTTCCCCACCACTGAACAGAAAAGTTCACCAATTGTCACTGGCTAACAAGCAAATTGGAAATAGATTGTCGAAGAAAGATATGTCACGTAGTTGGGGTGCTGGCGGCATGCccttttctattctttataTGAATCCATATGGTCCTCGTGGAAATTATGCCA GTACTTCGCAACAACAAGATCTGGGAAAAACTGAAAGTACAACGCCACCTATAATACAGCCTAATACTCGCATTGCTGTGCGTAATGGAAGTTCCACGCAACCAAGAAGACAGTACTCGATAATACCGCAGCTTTTTATATCATATGGCTGGGGTCCGTTTGGCAAATGA